TGAGTATTACAAATTGCGAAAAGTGACGGTTCCTCATCCGTTGCCCGCAGATGAGTATCAAGTACTCGCGAAAGAGCTTTGGGAGAAATATATTATACTCTCTCCGGATCATTTGCCATTTATCGAATTAATCGAGCTTGCACAGATTGTCGCGAATGTTATGGGGCACTGCATGATAGAGAAGAATGATAAGGACTCAAATAAGTATGAAAATTTCTTGAATGCGTTGGCTGTATATGCCTCCTATAGGATCGCACTGAAATATCCCGGCTTGACCGTGCCGCAGAAATTTCGTGAGACATGGGCATTGCTGAAGTCGCACTATACCAAAAGTGTTGTGACGGTATTTGCAGCAAATATTGATCTGAATTTGACTCTGTTTTCCGAAGCCGTTGAAAGCGTTGGTACGATCGCCGCATCGATTCGGCGCGAAGTGCCGGATTGTGAACGGGAAACGCATGCACTGCGTTCGTGCGCACATGATCTCTGGAAACAGATGGCTGTTTTGCAGCGCTATACACTGAAACAATCATTGTTTGAATCCGCTTTTGGAGAGGATACTCAATGGGCGATTCTTGATTACCACCAGATTCGCTGCCAGTCTTCCGATGCTTCCCCTGATAAGTTATTGCGGGGTCTTGAGTCATGCGCGATATTTGCCCAGAAAACATCGCGCGATATCCCGCCGTCATTGCAATTGGAAATTGTCGAATCAAAAAGCGAAGACGGGTATATGATACAAGAAGGCCTCCATGTGCCGTTTGACTATAATTTCATGTATCTCCTTGGCACTGACGGTGAACTGTATCTCCAGTCATACCCCGTAAAGCTGCCATTGCGCCCGCTGTTTAAAGCCGCTCATGCCGAGGGAGCATACGAGTTTTTTTGTCTTCATGCCATTGGCAGAGTCTTTGATATGGTTGTACCAAGAGTCGTTGTTGATGCAATGCCGCCACTGAACGGCATTCGAAAAAAGATCGCACATGCAAACATAGACGGTCGAGTCGCCCGATCAATCATTCAAGATATTTATGTACCGCGAAAGATTCGAATCAAAAAAGCTGAAGAAGTTCAAATAATGATCGATGATGAGCAGAAAGAACTTACAGAGAAATCTCAAACAGAAAAACAGACACGCAGTTTTTATGGCCGCGTTGGTCATCCGCGCACACTGCCACGCGGGTACAAGCCGCATCCTGACGCTAAGAAATGGGCGAAAGAAGATGGTTGTTTGCGCGAACTCGAAGATAACGAAACCTGGTGCCGTCCGGTTGATTCACCTGTGCCAGTGGTGCATCGGCAGAAAGGAGGAAAGAACTGATATGGATCCGGAAAACTACAATCGCTCACAACGACGCAAGTTTGAAAAAATGCAAAAAGAACTGACGCGCCAGCAGCGCGAAAAAGAGAAAAAAAACGGAAAACCGCCAAAGGAACAGCACTTGCCGGCGCCATATCTGAAACCTGCGTTGGCGGAAGCGCCGCGCATGTCATATATCATTAAGAAGGAAGATGAGGCAAAAGTCAGGGAAATGATTGCGCGTGGAGAGAGGCCGCCTGTTACCTATCTTTCTTCAGAGATGTTCGAGATGATACGAAATCCCGACAAGACGAGAGAGGCCGCACGCCGTGGCTTGGAAAAACTTTCAGAACATGATCGCGAATTGCATGCCCCGACATTTGAAGATCGCGAAGCAGAATTTACGGAGATGATGGCACGCTTACCATTCTATCCCATGATAGAACACATCGTCATCAATGGCTCAACGATAGAGGATGTGCGTAAAACCGCATACACGATTTATCACGACTATATCGAAGGGAAAAAAGTTTTTGATCAATGCGGGATAGTCATACTGATTCAACGGTATCTCAGCTGTATGATGAATATTGCGGCGGAGCGCAGCGGTGAACAGCGCTATATTGACCATATTGCTGAAGTGTCGCAGGCGATTGGGTCATTGACGCTACGCGGCCTTTCACATGATTTTTCCGCTCTTGGTTCTGTTGAGGCTGCGCTACAGCTCTTTACGACCGGTATTGATTTTTCTCCTGAAAAAAATACTCAGCAATCGGGTACCAAAGCACTCTGTGAAGTGATGGTTGCTAATACTCAGGAGATGATTGCAGCATTGACCTATGCCAGCGCATTCAAAAATTACTGCACTCGTGAACTTAGTATTGATATCGACGGCCTTGCCAGTGAATATCGCGGTATGGCAGATGAGCTGTTTTCAAACATGAAGCAGTTGCGGCGCTATGCGATCCGCGAGTCATATTACCGCGATGATGTGTTTGGAGATCTGGATTATGCATGGGTCGTGATGGATCCCCAGCACTTTTCGTCGACGAAAGGATTCGAGCGTCTCAATGCCCACAGCTTGGCGCACTGCATCCTCTCCGATCGCGATTCTATTCGCTCCATTTCTTCAGCGGTTGAGCATAAAGAATTCGTTGGCGTTGCATTCAATCGGCAAACATTTCCTTTCAAGCGCGAACTTCTTCTTGAGATTGGAGATGATGGCGAGCTGTATATGCCGCTCTCGCTTGAACGCGAGCCGTTGCGGAATATTTTTGAGCGTGTGGGTGCGCTCGCTGCGTATGAATTCCTACGTTTTCTTTTTTTGGCGCATTTCTATGATTTGGTCGTGCCCAAAGAAATCTCGGATCGCACCCCATCGCTGCAAAATTTTCGCCAAAATCTGTTTCGCAGCCGTGCGCAAGGCGAAGATGACCTTGTTATATTCAAAAAACTAATGGTGCCGCGTACATTCTCTATCAGTAATCCTGACGATGTTGATCGTGCGGATGAGCGTGAAGAAGGGGATGATACGGAAAATGATGGTTTATCTGATTCACACGAACATCAAACACGTCGATTCTTGGGACGTGCGGGCCACACACGCTTTATTCGCGAGGGCTATGAGCCGCCGGCATTTTTGGTTCAAGAAGCGGCCAAGGCGAAAGTGCCGCTCAAGCCGGGCCAGACGTATGTGCGCACCAAGAATCCCGGCGAGGAACTGCCGCCCATTGTCTATGAACAAAAAGTATCCAAGCTGTTGTAACTTTTATTTTCAGGAATACTATGACTCATTCTTCTACCGGACCTGAAAAATCATCATCACCACCCTTTAGTGTTGAGAGGTATCTTGTTGCGCCTGTGGAGAAGTTTCCAGAGTGTGAAATTACTTTCTTTTTCGGCGTCCATCATGAGGTGGGCGATTTGGAATTTATAAAACGTCGCTTTCATGAGTGTGATATTTTTCTCCCTGAATGGGAAGGTTGGGGGCCGGCGATGATTGAGGGTTTCAATGCCCTTTCCCGAGGAACGATTCGTTCTATCGAATTTAATAAACTTCACATCGCTCCTCCTTCTGATCCGCATGAATTTTCTTATTTGTTAGGAATGTTGGAAATGATTCATGGATCAAAAAAAGTCATCGGTTTTTATGATACGCCCTACAATCATAAAATAAAACAAGATTCAAAAAAGCTTTACACAATCGAGTCTAATGACACATTCCGAATTCTTACATCGCTCAAGTCAAATTCTCCCGCCTCATTCAGGAAGGAAGTTGAGCGTTTTCAGCGTCTCGAAATTAAACTATTTGAAACTATTGGATTGCGCCGTGAAGCGTATATGCTTCAGCGCCTACCAAAGACATTACAGGTATGTATCGATACTCACCCCCATCTTGCGAGTAAGCATCCTTTGAAGGCATTTAGTTCACTGGGTGCGGCGCATGGTCGATTTGCTGATGTTGTGAAGAAATACCACAATACTGTTTCAGCGCAGTACCCTGATAATTGGGATGGTGACATAACCGTAGGAATGTCCACATTTCTTCGTGATGGGAAGGGGGACAGTGCGCCATGGAGTGTGCTGTATCTGGTTAGTTTGCTTAAGCGTGGATTTGGTAATGTGAGCAAACTCGATACAGGGACGGCCATGAGTCTTGATAGTATTCTCTTTCGTGAGTTTATTCACAAAACACCTGAAGAACTCGAAGCATTTTATTACACGCAGTTGCCTGTATTTCTGCAAAATCCAGGGACATTTAAGATATTTTTTCTTTCATTACTGAAGAAATATCAAGAAATTAGTGCACATCAGGGACAAAGGGACGGCTCAGAGTCGGCCAGCAATTAAGATATGACCAGAGGATTTAATTCACGTGAGATGCGGAGGCATCCGGAACGGTTCGGACTTTCCTCCGAGAAGGAGAATAGAAAAACCATTCATGCTACTCCGTCTATTCGGCCCGAGTCGGGTATTAGTGAACTGCAACGTTACGAAAGTTTGTCAATTGGAGAGCTTCGCGCGCAATGCCCGTTTTTTAATGCATTACAAAAATACGTTCACTTGAAACTTGACAAGGAAGAACTGCTGTCATTAATAGAAAAACTTTATCGTCGCTATCTCGCGAATAATTCAACTACCATTGCAATTGTGAGTCTCGGACATATTGATAATATTGCATCGATGATTCTTCAAAACCATTTCAATCCATCTTCTCCAGGGGAAGTGCCCATACTTTCAGGAGATATTTTTATTGGACTTATTATCCGTTATTTCAAAGATAGGAATGCTACGCACGGTGATCTGGAGGAAATAAAAGAAATAACGGAATATATAGCGAAACATGGATATGACCAATCAGAAATAGAGAGGACAGTTGGCATGTTTGACTCAAAAATGGCAGATATGTGGTATGCGCAAAAATATGTGGAAGCAATATCTGAAAGATTAGTGGAATCCGGGTTTAATGTTGAAGATCATAGAGAGGCGTACCGCAATAGTACAAATGAATTGATTTTGGGTATTCGGCAGCTTCGGAGATATTCCATTGCATCTTCTCTCTATCAGGATGATATAACACATCGCGAAGGTCAGGGATGGGTTGTTATGGATCCTGCCTCATTACGAAAGGTTCATCCTGACTTGCATGAGATTTTAGGACAGTCTCTAGCGACTTTAATATATACCCAGAATGCGAATGATGTACAAGAAATTTCAGTAAAAACATGGCGCGATACATATTCTTCGGCACTTTTCCAAATAGATCGTCTCGATTTTTCTTTTCCTTCATTATTCAGATGGGAATTAGCTCATGATGGTGAAATATACCTCCATACCCATCCATTAATGTTATCTCTTAAGGATATCTGCGTTCGTATGGGTCATGAAGGCATCTATGAATTTATCAGATTTTTATTTATTGCACATCTTTTTGATCTCGTGGTTCCCATTGAGGTGAGCGAGCAAGCACCCTCTCTGAATGATCTTCGTAAGAAAATTTCTGATATACAAAAGGAAACAGGTGAAACACCGGATACGATTATTCGAAAGCTTGTATTGCCCCGTAAAGTGATTCTTAAAAATACAGACTCAGTTCAAGCTGCCATCGATCGCTCACAAGACGAAGGGCATGCGGAGGTAGAGCGTCGCACAGGCAAAAAAATCGAGCATCGCATTGGTAGTCCCGTCACGATACGTGAGGGGTATAAGCGACACCCACAGGCCGTAGAGTGGGCTGCAGAGTATGGTGTAACACTTAAGGACAATGAAACATGGCGCCAACCTATAGATAAGGAAAACCCACTACGAAAAATAGTATACAAAAGTACCAAATCAATTACTGTTGACAGTCCTTAATAAAGATGTAGGCTATTCTTTGAGGAATAGTACATTGATACATGCGCATGCAGATATTCTAAGCGCCGAAAATATTGAGATCGATGGTAAGGACTATACCGAGTATTCTTTTGCAGACGGTTCCAAAATTCGCATATTGATTCCAGAGCAGATTGAACAGACTGAAGATTGCAGCCTTGATCCCGATGATGACATCGAAGATCAATATAGCGATAATCCTGACCGAGAGGCGGTACCAGGGTTTAACTGCTTTAAGTGCGGAAATGAGGGGATGCCCCTTGTTGACGGGATATTTAGTGCAGTTCAAACCCCCTATGCTGCACTGCCGGCCCATATCGAAGAGTGTCTCGGACTTGAACCCATCGAATCCGAGGAGGGGAATGTGACAACTATTCGGTATCGGTAAATGGGCACTTCGGCATGGCAAGTACGTGAGTCCCAGAGAACGGATATTATTTCGCGGCTCAGAAGTGATACTTGAATCTGCCACGAGCAGGATGATCGGAGATCTTCGAAGTCAGGAAATCCATGATCCTGCGACGATTTTTTCTGCAGGAAGCGCAACAGAAGAAGTTCCGCTTGAGGAATACATACTCAACGACCCCACAATCTAAGGGGTCTTTTTTATTCCTAAATGACTACTGAATACCATTGACACCACCTCGCAAAACCAGTNNNNNNNNNNNNNNNNNNNNNNNNNNNNNNNNNNNNNNNNNNNNNNNNNNNNNNNNNNNNNNNNNNNNNNNNNNNNNNNNNNNNNNNNNNNNNNNNNNNNTTTTTTATTCCTAAATGACTACTGAATACCATTGACACCACCTCGCAAAACCAGTAGCATTACGACTATCAAAGATCATGGGAAACGATAAGAAAAGTGAACTTCCCGGACCGCTTGACGCGTTCATTGACAGTTGGCGCAGCAACCTTTTTACCAAAAAGGGTGACAAAGCATGGAAAAAATTCGCTGACGAAGTCTTGCCCGGCCCCTGTTGCGGCTATTCGACCGAGCCTCTCGAGAAGATTCTTGATGACGAGGCGTACGAAGATGAATATAAGGCGCGAGTACTTGTGCTCGCTGTCGCACCGTTTACGGCTCATCCATTGCCGATCTACTTCCCGTACCAGCGGAAAAAACTCTCTTTTTCAAGACAGATAAAGAGTAGCAACCTCAAAACTTTTTTTGCGGAACTTGTTGCACGGTCACTTGCCATTATCGCCAATTGCACGGGTGATAGGCAGGATCATCTCCACTATACTACAGGAGAATATGGCGAGCAATTTGTTACTGTTCTTAATAGTGTCGATCGAGAGATCGCGTGTAAGGCTTTGGATATTATCGCCACGGCAGAGATGGTGCGTTCATTTGATAACTTTGATAGGCACCCCCTCCATTGCCTCTATTCCGGTGCCACTCACAAGGGTTGGCCATTTCTTAAGTCTGAACTTAGGGATTATCTCGATGCGCGTATTCGGCATGCTGTTCAGACAAAGATGGAAGCGCATGCCGATGATCAGGAAATCCTTGCGGAAATTTTCGGTAAGTACGTATTTCTTGTTCGTTGTATAAAGGGGAAGAATCCAGGCTCCTATGCAGATCGTTTGGCTGCGCAGCTTGAGTTTATTCTTGAGATGCATCAGCGATTCAAGCCCGAATCCACCGGAGTATATAGAATGAGTTCCATGAATATACCGTCTCTATTTGAATATTTGAGTGGATTGGCATACAGCAGCTTACGCCGCAGGTTTTCACTCTATATCCTGGAACAATGCGACCTTTTTCTTCGCGAAAATGTCATGGGTCACGAAACTGCACTCAAGGGCGCTATGCTGATGGCTCATGAGTTGCATCCGATTGAAGATGCAGGTGTACTAGCTCGCTTGGACTTAGAGATTAGCGCATATCACGATCGAGTTGAAAAAGAATCTAAGCGTTGGAGCGATATTTCACGCAAGGGAGAAGACGAAAAAGAACGTGCGTTAGCGAAAAATGAAACCATCCTTGCCGCAATGCGATACACACTAACTGTATCAACGAGCCAGCCTTAGGGCGGCTCTTTTTTATGCATAAAGTGAAAAACGATGATGTTTCTGAAGTTTTTTGAAATGCGTGTCAAATGTCAGAAGGGTAGTGATCCCTTCAGCTTTCATTGCCGCAATAATACTGCAATCAACAAAGCCAATATCCTTCTGACCAATAGTCTGAAATAATGTCCATGTTTTATGGTGAAGTGATGGATCAATATGGATACAGCGAATAGATGAGGTAGAAAGTATATATTCACCAACAGTACGCGCCAGGTGTCTACCAGCTTTTTGTGACAACACCGTTGTGATCTCAAGAAAAATATAATTTGATATAATAAGTGGATTGATCTCGGGTTTCAGAATTTTACCAATCTCACATGCTTGCGTATGAAGGGCATCATTAGTGTTAAAATAGGCTATTAAATAGCTTGAATCAAGAAATATACTAGATATCCCCATACAGATATCTATCCATATTTTTTGCTAAATCCATGGGTCCCTTTTCACCAATTCTGTTGATTTTTTTTATCACAGATTTTGTTTGAGAAAAGAAACTCTTGTTTGTTTTAGCCCTTTTTTTATCTTGAGCGTTAGTCTGCACATACTGCTGAATAAGCTTTCGAATTACTTCAGATGTTGTTGTATCCTGTCGACGTGCTACTTCTTTTACGGCTAGTAGTTGTGTGCGAGGGAGATAAATTTGCGTACGTTGCATAAAGAAAACGTTAGATCTAATAATAGTATTATACACCACGGTGTATGCATGTCAAATCAAGGATGATATCACTAGCTATGCCGTATAAATTGACAAAAACAGGACTTTACCGTATATATATAGATAAGCACAAGTGCCGTTACTGTCGTAATGGCGCACAAATATTTTTTTTGAGAAAAAATCGTCGAGTTTCCGTAAATTATTGAGTGCATTTATTTACTATTATACTATATCTATGACAGGTGTAATCAAAAAGAAGACAGATAAAGGCTTTGGATTCATTGTGGTCGAAGGCCAAGCAAAGGATTTGTTTTTTCATAGCAAATCTCTTGTCGGTGTCACTTTTGAAGAACTTCAAGAAGGCGACAACGTTTCCTTCGAAATAGAAGAGTCGGAAAAAGGACCAAACGCAGTCAACGTACAACGAGTTTAATTGCGTGATATAAAAAAGAACCCGCTCCGCCATTTGGTGGTTGCGGGTTCTTTTTGTGTTATGGAATCGCAAGTGTTGTGGGATAGCGCGTAAGGTTTTCAAAACCTTCTTCGGTCACCACCACAACATCTTCTATGCGTATGCCTCCCACCGCGGAATAATAGAGTCCCGGTTCGATGGTAACCACATGTCCCACTTCAAAGACATTCGTAGCGCTGGCGCTCACATAGGGAGCCTCATGGACATCGATTCCCAACCCATGTCCCGTGCCATGAGTAAAACCTTCTTGGTCGCCAACATGGAATCCTCGTTCTAGAAATAGATCCACGCATCGTTGGTGGGGTGCGGAAAGCAGTGCTCCGGGCTTTATTTCTTCAAATGCACGTATCTGGGCATCGAGAACCGCATTATACATCGCTTGTACCTGATCAGAAGGCGTACCTTTTACATACGTCCGGGTCATATCTGCAAAATAACCGCTTGTACGATGCTTTGGGAAGATGTCGCAGACAATCGTCTGATGTGGTCGTATAGGACCGGAACCTTGATGATGGGGAATGGCGGCATGAGATCCGCAGGAAATAATGAGTCCCTCGCTGTTGAGCATATCATGACCAAACAACAGAAGGTCAACCTCTTTTCGCAGATATTCGCTTGTGAGAATGCCGCCTTGATAGATAATAGTATCACCTTCTATGTGGGATTCGCGCAGTATGGTTTCGATTGCTCGGAATGCATGCTGGGTTCTGACAAGAGCTTCTCGAATAGCTGCCACCTCGCGTAGGCTTTTTATAAGTCGTTCAGGAAAGAAGTGATTTGAAGTTGCAAGGATGAACCCCTCAGAGCGAAGATAATCGGCCATATCAAGCGGAAAACTGGTAGGTACTTCGATGACTTGATTTTTTAAGCCATAGGCTTCCAGAATCACTCGCGCAAGCCTATTTGTCACTCGTGTAGTGTTTGGATAATCCCTTGCCTGTTTACTCAGGGGATTAACGAGGACAAGTGAAATATCCGGATTTGAATTGTGCTCCTCGAAGACACCGTATTCCCTATGGTCAAGAAAGACATATTTTTGCTCGCCCGTATCAAGATAGAAGAATGGGTCGGGTATGGGAAGGCGCACGGCATAGAACATTTCACTATTCCTATTGCTACTTGCGTACATGAGTTTTGGCATAGATATGATATTCATGATGGTCATTTGGTAATGTACATCAAGAAGCAAGGTAGCATATGGTTGCGGTGGTGTCGAGGAGTATTGACGCAATATTGACCCAATAAAAAAAGCGAAGGGGGTATCCGCCGAGTTTTTGATATTCGGGGGTCGCTAGGTGCGAGTCCTTCGCTCAAATGTCACGAGCACTTTTGTTGCACTTCCCATTTCTTCATCTACGATGATCAGTCGCCATGGTCCAAACCGCAAGTACTGCGTCCGAACACAACCATTGTTGATAAGTCGTAGCACGCGCAGTGCGGGGCTTAACTCGTCGGGTTCAGCCTTATTCACTATTTTCTGCAACGTTTTTAGCGTATCTAGGGGGGCGTCTTTTTCATACTGAATCCAGCGCTCTAAAAATCTCTCAAGTGCGTGGTCGGTGATCCCAAGGATTTCGCCATGGAAATCGATCTCATGCACTACGACGCTTTTTGCATCATCGGTTGGCACACAGGGCTCGATTCCCACAACTATGTGATACCCTGCCTTTACAATCGCGAGACGATAGGCATTTTGCTTACTTACTCTATAAAAGAGAGGATAGACTACTCCGTCTATCATGTATCCCTCCGGACTTCTGGAATGGTCAAGTCGCGTGCCTTCCAGGATATGCCCGATTTTATCGAGTAATAGGGTATCTCGAATCGGCTTTTTCCGATCCGCATTTTTGAGCTCCTTATATTGCAGAAACGCCTCTCGTGTTACCGAATACGCGATATTCCCAATGAGTAAATCTGCTCGTATACTAACCATAGGTCAAAGGACGACATAAGAGCTATTATATACATATTTAGGGCATTTGTCAAGGGGTATTTGTTGTTTTTTATTATATTTAAAGGTAAAATAGGTAGATTATGCAAGGATTGTTTTGGCAAAAACTCGAAGTACCGTTTTTTACTCTGGCACCCATGGCAGATGTCACAGATGCAGCTTTTCGGCGTATTATAGCGAAATATGGCAAGCCTGACGTGATGTGGACGGAATTTGTGTCTGTGGATGGGCTCTGTTCGGTAGGGAAGGAGAAACTCCTGCCAGACCTCTGGTTTAGCGAAAGCGAACGCCCCATTGTGGCGCAGATTTTTGGAGCAGAGCCGGAACATTTCTATCAAGCAGCACAGCTGATAGCCGAACGTGGTTTTGACGGGATAGATATCAATATGGGTTGCCCCGACAGGGGTATCAATAAGCAGGGAGCAGGGGCAGAGCTCATGAAGGATCCAAAGCGCGCACAGCGTGTGATTGCAGAGACAAAACGGGGTGCTGCCGGGTTGCCGGTATCCATTAAAACACGCATAGGGTATAACACTATTCAAATCGCTGAATGGCTTCCGTATCTCTTGGAGACAGAACCTGCTGCGCTTACGTTGCATTTACGTACGCGCAAAGAGATGTCTGATGTGCCTGCTCATTGGGAGATTATGCCGGAGGTTGTTGATATGCTAAAAGAGCATTGCGGATCCGGTCCAAGACCTCTTCTTATCGGTAATGGCGATGTCAGAGATTGTGGGGATGGTAGAGCACGGCTTAGTACATTTGGCGGCGATGGGGTCATGATCGGAAGGGGCATCTTCGGCAATCCCTGGCTATTTAATAAAGAACGTACGAACCAGCCTTCAATTTACGAAAAGCTTTCGGTGATGGTGGAGCATGCATTATTATTTGATGAATTGTTTCATGAAATAAAATCCTTTGAGATTATTAAAAAACATTTTAAAGCCTATGTTTCCGGCTTTGATGGTGCAAAAGATTTGCGCATACAGTTTATGTCGTGCCACAGTGCGCAAGAGGTTGAAAAAGTTTTCCACTCCTTGATATTAGAATAAGTGGTATACTGCTACTAACTTTAATGCTTTTGCGCACTTTTTTCGGCGCAGCTAATTTTTAATGTATCTCATTATGATGAGAATTGCTCAGAGAACCCTCTTGATTGGCGGGTTTTTTATTTTTCTTTGGTTGGGTTCGTCGGCATTGATGACATCAGCCCAAACAGCAAACAACCAGTGTACCACACCTCAATGGTGGTGTATGTCAAAGTCTAAGTGCGTCACAACAGCTTCAGAATGCGATGGAGGTGGTACGACTGGCGGTTCTTCCTGTCCATCTGGTCAAGTGCAATGCCCGGCTATGGGAAGCAGTCCCGCAGGATGCTATACGACCTGCCCAACGGCAAGCGGCAGTTCGTCATGTATGAGCGGCCAAATGCAGTGCTGGGATCCGAATACTCAAAAGAACTATTGTTATACTACCTCTGCTGCTCAGCCGAATTGTCCCATGATGTGCGGTTCGGGAATGACAAAGCTCAATTGCACTGATTCGAGTGGAAAATCCTATGAAATGTGTGCTTCATCAAGTAATCCTACATGTCCAAGCACTTCCGGTGGCTCAGGAAGCGGTTCTTCCTGTCCATCTGGTCAGGTGCAATGCCCGGCTATGGGTAGCAGTCCCGCAGGATGCTATACCACCTGCCCAACAGCTTCAAGTACAACAAGCTGCCCAGATAATAAGCAGTCAATACAATGCTCTAATAGCTCAGGCGGTATGTATCCCTACTGTCCAACAGCATCTCAGCCGAATTGCCCTTCAACAACTGGTGCAGGAGGTACAGGAACAACATCCTGTCAATCTCCTATGGTCTCATGCCCTGCAGCTGGCAGTATGCCAGCAGGCTGCTATGAGAAGTGTGCTCCCACAACAGCATGTTCAAATGGTTCATGGTGGTGGGATCAGTCAAGCCATGACTGGAAATGTGGCACAACAAGTACCGGAGGCACTGGCGGCGCCATGACCGAGGAGCAGAGAAAAACAGAATGTGCAAAATGGACGGATATGAAATGGTGTGGCGCAGCTGATGCGGCTACACCAGGCATGTGCGTGAAAAATACGGATACATGCTGTACGTCTGGCCAGAAATTTTGCTGGGACGATACTAACAAGAAAAATTATTGCTACACACCAACAGCGGCTCAACAGAGCTGTCCCAGTATGGGAAACACAACGACAGCATGTCCCGCAACGAACCCTGTACGCTGTGCAGATAGTGTGTGTTATCCATCGGGAACAGATTGTTCAAAATTATCCGGCACCTACACATGTGCAAACACCAATGAAGTCTGGTGTAATGATAAAAAATCCTGCATACCAAAGGGAACTACCTGCACTTCGGGTGGCACAAAGACAGAAGAAGAGATGAAAACGGAGTGTTTCAAAAATACAAGCATGAAATGGTGTTCAGCCACATTTACCGGTGGAATGGGATTCTGTGCCCAAACCACATGGGATTGTAAGAATGGGCACCCAGGTATTGTACAGACATGTTCTGAAGGCCTTGCATATTGTGGAGAATCGCCTACTCGAAAGGCGGGTTGTTATAAATCCTGCACGGAGCAGTCCACCGAATGTTCTGATGGTAAACACTGGTGCCCATGGAGTATGAGTGGTTCGGGCGGTGAATGCAAGAATAATG
The window above is part of the Patescibacteria group bacterium genome. Proteins encoded here:
- a CDS encoding PIN domain-containing protein, translating into MGISSIFLDSSYLIAYFNTNDALHTQACEIGKILKPEINPLIISNYIFLEITTVLSQKAGRHLARTVGEYILSTSSIRCIHIDPSLHHKTWTLFQTIGQKDIGFVDCSIIAAMKAEGITTLLTFDTHFKKLQKHHRFSLYA
- a CDS encoding ribbon-helix-helix protein, CopG family, encoding MQRTQIYLPRTQLLAVKEVARRQDTTTSEVIRKLIQQYVQTNAQDKKRAKTNKSFFSQTKSVIKKINRIGEKGPMDLAKNMDRYLYGDI
- a CDS encoding cold shock domain-containing protein encodes the protein MTGVIKKKTDKGFGFIVVEGQAKDLFFHSKSLVGVTFEELQEGDNVSFEIEESEKGPNAVNVQRV
- a CDS encoding Xaa-Pro peptidase family protein, translating into MPKLMYASSNRNSEMFYAVRLPIPDPFFYLDTGEQKYVFLDHREYGVFEEHNSNPDISLVLVNPLSKQARDYPNTTRVTNRLARVILEAYGLKNQVIEVPTSFPLDMADYLRSEGFILATSNHFFPERLIKSLREVAAIREALVRTQHAFRAIETILRESHIEGDTIIYQGGILTSEYLRKEVDLLLFGHDMLNSEGLIISCGSHAAIPHHQGSGPIRPHQTIVCDIFPKHRTSGYFADMTRTYVKGTPSDQVQAMYNAVLDAQIRAFEEIKPGALLSAPHQRCVDLFLERGFHVGDQEGFTHGTGHGLGIDVHEAPYVSASATNVFEVGHVVTIEPGLYYSAVGGIRIEDVVVVTEEGFENLTRYPTTLAIP
- a CDS encoding tRNA-dihydrouridine synthase — its product is MQGLFWQKLEVPFFTLAPMADVTDAAFRRIIAKYGKPDVMWTEFVSVDGLCSVGKEKLLPDLWFSESERPIVAQIFGAEPEHFYQAAQLIAERGFDGIDINMGCPDRGINKQGAGAELMKDPKRAQRVIAETKRGAAGLPVSIKTRIGYNTIQIAEWLPYLLETEPAALTLHLRTRKEMSDVPAHWEIMPEVVDMLKEHCGSGPRPLLIGNGDVRDCGDGRARLSTFGGDGVMIGRGIFGNPWLFNKERTNQPSIYEKLSVMVEHALLFDELFHEIKSFEIIKKHFKAYVSGFDGAKDLRIQFMSCHSAQEVEKVFHSLILE